The following coding sequences lie in one Paenibacillus durus ATCC 35681 genomic window:
- a CDS encoding tRNA (mnm(5)s(2)U34)-methyltransferase — MGFLSVLSFAHKMVEERLAPGERAVDATVGTGADTLFLAKKVGPKGEVYGFDIQPEALTLAGERLRRAREDEGGSALAPSTLLLKSHAVMMDELPPSWRGSVGAVMFNFGYLPSDEADKSVITLPDSSVAALEASLELLRPGGIITAVLYPGHSGGELEAEAAMAWASSVPQQTASAIVYRQLQRRTAPYVIALEKKRVKDN, encoded by the coding sequence ATGGGTTTCCTGTCCGTGCTGAGCTTTGCCCATAAAATGGTAGAAGAGCGCCTTGCCCCCGGCGAACGCGCCGTGGATGCCACGGTGGGAACCGGAGCGGACACCTTGTTCCTTGCAAAGAAGGTGGGGCCAAAAGGCGAGGTCTACGGCTTCGACATCCAGCCCGAAGCCTTGACGCTTGCCGGGGAGCGTCTGCGCCGCGCCAGGGAGGACGAAGGGGGAAGCGCCCTTGCTCCTTCGACTCTTCTACTCAAGAGCCATGCCGTGATGATGGACGAACTGCCCCCTTCGTGGCGCGGCAGCGTCGGGGCCGTCATGTTCAACTTCGGCTATCTCCCCTCGGACGAGGCGGATAAGAGCGTGATTACTTTGCCGGACAGTTCGGTTGCCGCGCTTGAAGCTTCCCTTGAGCTTCTCCGGCCGGGAGGGATTATAACGGCGGTCCTGTACCCCGGACATTCCGGAGGCGAGCTGGAAGCGGAAGCGGCCATGGCCTGGGCGTCCTCCGTTCCGCAGCAAACGGCCAGTGCCATCGTGTACCGCCAGCTCCAGCGCAGAACGGCTCCCTATGTTATCGCACTTGAGAAAAAGAGGGTAAAAGATAACTAA
- a CDS encoding TIGR01212 family radical SAM protein (This family includes YhcC from E. coli K-12, an uncharacterized radical SAM protein.) → MTILEAPSTASLWGDKRFHTWNYEMREQFGDKVFKVMLDAGFTCPNRDGSIAKGGCTFCSARGSGDFAGSRRDDLVTQFGSVRDRQHLKWPNAKYIGYFQAYTNTYAPVEELREYYEVILEQPGVVGLSIATRPDCLPDDVVDYLAELNERTYLWVEMGLQTIHESTSQLINRAHDTECYLKAVEKLRSRGIRVCTHIIHGLPQETHEMMLETVSAVSQMDVQGIKIHLLHLMRKTPMVKQYEAGLLRFLEQDEYVKLIADSLEMLPPEMIVHRLTGDAPRDLLIGPMWSLKKWEVLNAIDDELKRRDTWQGKYWRKR, encoded by the coding sequence ATGACTATACTTGAAGCCCCTTCCACAGCCTCGCTGTGGGGAGATAAACGTTTTCATACCTGGAATTACGAAATGCGCGAACAGTTTGGCGATAAAGTGTTCAAAGTCATGCTGGACGCCGGGTTCACCTGTCCCAACCGGGACGGCTCGATTGCCAAAGGAGGCTGCACCTTCTGCAGCGCAAGAGGCTCGGGCGATTTTGCCGGAAGCCGGCGCGACGATCTGGTCACCCAATTCGGAAGTGTCCGCGACCGCCAGCATCTGAAATGGCCGAACGCCAAGTACATCGGTTATTTCCAGGCATATACTAACACGTATGCGCCGGTTGAAGAACTGCGGGAATACTACGAGGTCATACTGGAACAGCCGGGTGTTGTCGGCTTGTCCATCGCCACCCGTCCTGACTGCCTTCCTGATGATGTTGTTGATTATCTGGCGGAATTGAACGAACGGACTTATCTGTGGGTCGAAATGGGACTACAGACGATTCACGAGTCCACCTCGCAGCTCATTAACCGGGCGCATGATACGGAATGCTACCTCAAGGCTGTGGAGAAGCTGCGCAGCCGGGGCATCCGCGTCTGCACGCACATTATCCATGGCCTTCCGCAGGAAACGCACGAAATGATGCTGGAGACGGTGTCCGCCGTATCGCAGATGGATGTGCAGGGGATCAAAATTCATCTTCTGCATCTGATGCGCAAGACGCCGATGGTCAAGCAGTATGAAGCGGGGCTGCTTCGCTTTCTGGAGCAGGATGAATATGTGAAGCTCATCGCCGATTCATTGGAGATGCTGCCTCCGGAAATGATTGTGCACCGTCTGACCGGAGACGCCCCCCGCGATCTGCTCATCGGTCCGATGTGGAGCCTCAAGAAATGGGAAGTGCTCAATGCGATCGACGACGAGCTGAAGCGCAGAGATACCTGGCAGGGCAAATATTGGAGGAAACGCTGA
- the trmB gene encoding tRNA (guanosine(46)-N7)-methyltransferase TrmB → MRLRGRKGIRESLEQQTDLVVLDPRKHKGQWSGLFGNDRPIYVEFGMGKGRFISRMSHKYPEINFIGVDMYDELIRRAAEKARNIWEPEGLETPPNLKLALANIEYAEEVFAEGELQRIYLNFSDPWPKTKHARRRLTHPRFLDKYRGLLDGLGEIHLKTDSRSLFEFSLNSFADFGLQMSNISLDLHAGGINEEHVMTEYETKFVGQGVQIHRCEAIVGADALSRYQASRLDKYRL, encoded by the coding sequence ATGCGTTTACGCGGAAGAAAAGGAATACGTGAAAGTCTGGAGCAGCAGACCGATCTGGTCGTGCTCGACCCTCGCAAACATAAAGGACAATGGTCCGGTCTCTTCGGCAACGACCGCCCGATTTATGTCGAGTTCGGAATGGGGAAAGGGCGGTTTATCAGCCGGATGAGCCATAAATACCCCGAAATTAATTTTATCGGCGTGGATATGTATGACGAGCTGATCCGCCGGGCGGCGGAAAAGGCGCGGAATATCTGGGAACCGGAAGGTTTGGAGACGCCGCCGAATCTGAAGCTCGCGCTGGCCAATATTGAATATGCGGAAGAAGTGTTCGCTGAAGGAGAGCTGCAGCGCATCTATCTGAACTTCAGCGACCCCTGGCCAAAAACAAAGCACGCCCGCCGCAGATTGACGCATCCCCGCTTCTTGGATAAGTACCGCGGGCTGTTGGACGGTCTGGGAGAAATTCATTTGAAGACGGATTCGCGCAGTTTATTTGAATTTTCCTTGAACTCGTTTGCCGACTTCGGTCTGCAGATGTCGAATATTTCGCTGGATCTCCATGCGGGAGGGATCAACGAAGAGCATGTCATGACCGAATACGAAACGAAATTTGTCGGCCAGGGCGTTCAGATCCACCGCTGTGAGGCGATTGTCGGAGCGGATGCGCTGAGTCGCTATCAAGCCTCTCGTCTGGACAAGTACAGACTGTAA